The Miscanthus floridulus cultivar M001 unplaced genomic scaffold, ASM1932011v1 fs_703_1_2, whole genome shotgun sequence genome contains the following window.
caNNNNNNNNNNNNNNNNNNNNNNNNNNNNNNNNNNNNNNNNNNNNNNNNNNNNNNNNNNNNNNNNNNNNNNNNNNNNNNNNNNNNNNNNNNNNNNNNNNNNNNNNNNNNNNNNNNNNNNNNNNNNNNNNNNNNNNNNNNNNNNNNNNNNNNNNNNNNNNNNNNNNNNNNNNNNNNNNNNNNNNNNNNNNNNNNNNNNNNNNNNNNNNNNNNNNNNNNNNNNNNNNNNNNNNNNNNNNNNNNNNNNNNNNNNNNNNNNNNNNNNNNNNNNNNNNNNNNNNNNNNNNNNNNNNNNNNNNNNNNNNNNNNNNNNNNNNNNNNNNNNNNNNNNNNNNNNNNNNNNNNNNNNNNNNNNNNNNNNNNNNNNNNNNNNNNNNNNNNNNNNNNNNNNNNNNNNNNNNNNNNNNNNNNNNNNNNNNNNNNNNNNNNNNNNNNNNNNNNNNNNNNNNNNNNNNNNNNNNNNNNNNNNNNNNNNNNNNNNNNNNNNNNNNNNNNNNNNNNNNNNNNNNNNNNNNNNNNNNNNNNNNNNNNNNNNNNNNNNNNNNNNNNNNNNNNNNNNNNNNNNNNNNNNNNNNNNNNNNNNNNNNNNNNNNNNNNNNNNNNNNNNNNNNNNNNNNNNNNNNNNNNNNNNNNNNNNNNNNNNNNNNNNNNNNNNNNNNNNNNNNNNNNNNNNNNNNNNNNNNNNNNNNNNNNNNNNNNNNNNNNNNNNNNNNNNNNNNNNNNNNNNNNNNNNNNNNNNNNNNNNNNNNNNNNNNNNNNNNNNNNNNNNNNNNNNNNNNNNNNNNNNNNNNNNNNNNNNNNNNNNNNNNNNNNNNNNNNNNNNNNNNNNNNNNNNNNNNNNNNNNNNNNNNNNNNNNNNNNNNNNNNNNNNNNNNNNNNNNNNNNNNNNNNNNNNNNNNNNNNNNNNNNNNNNNNNNNNNNNNNNNNNNNNNNNNNNNNNNNNNNNNNNNNNNNNNNNNNNNNNNNNNNNNNNNNNNNNNNNNNNNNNNNNNNNNNNNNNNNNNNNNNNNNNNNNNNNNNNNNNNNNNNNNNNNNNNNNNNNNNNNNNNNNNNNNNNNNNNNNNNNNNNNNNNNNNNNNNNNNNNNNNNNNNNNNNNNNNNNNNNNNNNNNNNNNNNNNNNNNNNNNNNNNNNNNNNNNNNNNNNNNNNNNNNNNNNNNNNNNNNNNNNNNNNNNNNNNNNNNNNNNNNNNNNNNNNNNNNNNNNNNNNNNNNNNNNNNNNNNNNNNNNNNNNNNNNNNNNNNNNNNNNNNNNNNNNNNNNNNNNNNNNNNNNNNNNNNNNNNNNNNNNNNNNNNNNNNNNNNNNNNNNNNNNNNNNNNNNNNNNNNNNNNNNNNNNNNNNNNNNNNNNNNNNNNNNNNNNNNNNNNNNNNNNNNNNNNNNNNNNNNNNNNNNNNNNNNNNNNNNNNNNNNNNNNNNNNNNNNNNNNNNNNNNNNNNNNNNNNNNNNNNNNNNNNNNNNNNNNNNNNNNNNNNNNNNNNNNNNNNNNNNNNNNNNNNNNNNNNNNNNNNNNNNNNNNNNNNNNNNNNNNNNNNNNNNNNNNNNNNNNNNNNNNNNNNNNNNNNNNNNNNNNNNNNNNNNNNNNNNNNNNNNNNNNNNNNNNNNNNNNNNNNNNNNNNNNNNNNNNNNNNNNNNNNNNNNNNNNNNNNNNNNNNNNNNNNNNNNNNNNNNNNNNNNNNNNNNNNNNNNNNNNNNNNNNNNNNNNNNNNNNNNNNNNNNNNNNNNNNNNNNNNNNNNNNNNNNNNNNNNNNNNNNNNNNNNNNNNNNNNNNNNNNNNNNNNNNNNNNNNNNNNNNNNNNNNNNNNNNNNNNNNNNNNNNNNNNNNNNNNNNNNNNNNNNNNNNNNNNNNNNNNNNNNNNNNNNNNNNNNNNNNNNNNNNNNNNNNNNNNNNNNNNNNNNNNNNNNNNNNNNNNNNNNNNNNNNNNNNNNNNNNNNNNNNNNNNNNNNNNNNNNNNNNNNNNNNNNNNNNNNNNNNNNNNNNNNNNNNNNNNNNNNNNNNNNNNNNNNNNNNNNNNNNNNNNNNNNNNNNNNNNNNNNNNNNNNNNNNNNNNNNNNNNNNNNNNNNNNNNNNNNNNNNNNNNNNNNNNNNNNNNNNNNNNNNNNNNNNNNNNNNNNNNNNNNNNNNNNNNNNNNNNNNNNNNNNNNNNNNNNNNNNNNNNNNNNNNNNNNNNNNNNNNNNNNNNNNNNNNNNNNNNNNNNNNNNNNNNNNNNNNNNNNNNNNNNNNNNNNNNNNNNNNNNNNNNNNNNNNNNNNNNNNNNNNNNNNNNNNNNNNNNNNNNNNNNNNNNNNNNNNNNNNNNNNNNNNNNNNNNNNNNNNNNNNNNNNNNNNNNNNNNNNNNNNNNNNNNNNNNNNNNNNNNNNNNNNNNNNNNNNNNNNNNNNNNNNNNNNNNNNNNNNNNNNNNNNNNNNNNNNNNNNNNNNNNNNNNNNNNNNNNNNNNNNNNNNNNNNNNNNNNNNNNNNNNNNNNNNNNNNNNNNNNNNNNNNNNNNNNNNNNNNNNNNNNNNNNNNNNNNNNNNNNNNNNNNNNNNNNNNNNNNNNNNNNNNNNNNNNNNNNNNNNNNNNNNNNNNNNNNNNNNNNNNNNNNNNNNNNNNNNNNNNNNNNNNNNNNNNNNNNNNNNNNNNNNNNNNNNNNNNNNNNNNNNNNNNNNNNNNNNNNNNNNNNNNNNNNNNNNNNNNNNNNNNNNNNNNNNNNNNNNNNNNNNNNNNNNNNNNNNNNNNNNNNNNNNNNNNNNNNNNNNNNNNNNNNNNNNNNNNNNNNNNNNNNNNNNNNNNNNNNNNNNNNNNNNNNNNNNNNNNNNNNNNNNNNNNNNNNNNNNNNNNNNNNNNNNNNNNNNNNNNNNNNNNNNNNNNNNNNNNNNNNNNNNNNNNNNNNNNNNNNNNNNNNNNNNNNNNNNNNNNNNNNNNNNNNNNNNNNNNNNNNNNNNNNNNNNNNNNNNNNNNNNNNNNNNNNNNNNNNNNNNNNNNNNNNNNNNNNNNNNNNNNNNNNNNNNNNNNNNNNNNNNNNNNNNNNNNNNNNNNNNNNNNNNNNNNNNNNNNNNNNNNNNNNNNNNNNNNNNNNNNNNNNNNNNNNNNNNNNNNNNNNNNNNNNNNNNNNNNNNNNNNNNNNNNNNNNNNNNNNNNNNNNNNNNNNNNNNNNNNNNNNNNNNNNNNNNNNNNNNNNNNNNNNNNNNNNNNNNNNNNNNNNNNNNNNNNNNNNNNNNNNNNNNNNNNNNNNNNNNNNNNNNNNNNNNNNNNNNNNNNNNNNNNNNNNNNNNNNNNNNNNNNNNNNNNNNNNNNNNNNNNNNNNNNNNNNNNNNNNNNNNNNNNNNNNNNNNNNNNNNNNNNNNNNNNNNNNNNNNNNNNNNNNNNNNNNNNNNNNNNNNNNNNNNNNNNNNNNNNNNNNNNNNNNNNNNNNNNNNNNNNNNNNNNNNNNNNNNNNNNNNNNNNNNNNNNNNNNNNNNNNNNNNNNNNNNNNNNNNNNNNNNNNNNNNNNNNNNNNNNNNNNNNNNNNNNNNNNNNNNNNNNNNNNNNNNNNNNNNNNNNNNNNNNNNNNNNNNNNNNNNNNNNNNNNNNNNNNNNNNNNNNNNNNNNNNNNNNNNNNNNNNNNNNNNNNNNNNNNNNNNNNNNNNNNNNNNNNNNNNNNNNNNNNNNNNNNNNNNNNNNNNNNNNNNNNNNNNNNNNNNNNNNNNNNNNNNNNNNNNNNNNNNNNNNNNNNNNNNNNNNNNNNNNNNNNNNNNNNNNNNNNNNNNNNNNNNNNNNNNNNNNNNNNNNNNNNNNNNNNNNNNNNNNNNNNNNNNNNNNNNNNNNNNNNNNNNNNNNNNNNNNNNNNNNNNNNNNNNNNNNNNNNNNNNNNNNNNNNNNNNNNNNNNNNNNNNNNNNNNNNNNNNNNNNNNNNNNNNNNNNNNNNNNNNNNNNNNNNNNNNNNNNNNNNNNNNNNNNNNNNNNNNNNNNNNNNNNNNNNNNNNNNNNNNNNNNNNNNNNNNNNNNNNNNNNNNNNNNNNNNNNNNNNNNNNNNNNNNNNNNNNNNNNNNNNNNNNNNNNNNNNNNNNNNNNNNNNNNNNNNNNNNNNNNNNNNNNNNNNNNNNNNNNNNNNNNNNNNNNNNNNNNNNNNNNNNNNNNNNNNNNNNNNNNNNNNNNNNNNNNNNNNNNNNNNNNNNNNNNNNNNNNNNNNNNNNNNNNNNNNNNNNNNNNNNNNNNNNNNNNNNNNNNNNNNNNNNNNNNNNNNNNNNNNNNNNNNNNNNNNNNNNNNNNNNNNNNNNNNNNNNNNNNNNNNNNNNNNNNNNNNNNNNNNNNNNNNNNNNNNNNNNNNNNNNNNNNNNNNNNNNNNNNNNNNNNNNNNNNNNNNNNNNNNNNNNNNNNNNNNNNNNNNNNNNNNNNNNNNNNNNNNNNNNNNNNNNNNNNNNNNNNNNNNNNNNNNNNNNNNNNNNNNNNNNNNNNNNNNNNNNNNNNNNNNNNNNNNNNNNNNNNNNNNNNNNNNNNNNNNNNNNNNNNNNNNNNNNNNNNNNNNNNNNNNNNNNNNNNNNNNtgaatcctgatttccttgtacttgcactctagaaggcaatcctgaaacactcctataccctagatttggtacagcattgatagcattgtaatcagtaaattcttgatacccatctccatacatattcttctgcaacctgtttgatgctggagaaactctataagctgaaggtggcacttctcctgtggtaccaaatgtcacctggccataggtgggatgtgattgcttttcagtgtgggtcaatccacctatatttgaagtcgatgctatttcttttccaataggcttctcttgatgctttggaacattgaaaagtgtcagtccgctgagtgggccaacattttcttcaaagtatttatcaaccattggaccaaaagtactgatcatgattgcccgaaaggtattcagaaaagctgtgtgatggtttgtcatggtttctcccatggctttatagaccagggctgccatcttctgagcatcctcctctttagTGTAATCAgtctgatgcggaagaagaacccttggcattgactacttttgaaacactttattgctcttgtttttggaaaaagacatcaaacacttccattggtattgctcacatgcttgtagcactaaatccctgtaattatctggcaattctatcatgcttacatccagaacatgatcattgttgatctcagacgtcatcttgaactaacagatggtcccaccgggcgtgccaaaaagtgtgttgacacaaaatgtgacacactgtgcctcacacacagcaagccggaaagcgtggtttcaatcgggttcccgggtgctttgtgatccggaagcgtgccagtcagtttgacctgaaaactaacaagggataaaataattaaatgccaaaacggaacatgtcgggtaagaccggacagttccacatatacggccctgaagccacttacaacgacatacagctatagagagctgtctgccaacaagtttataaaccattcagctaatcgtaagatgaatgcacgtaaagacctgattgccgaatgcatgtgcatgggaagacatgtttgaacaagtgaaattaattatgagttaatgcacgaCCAAGCTTAgcaatccagccgagttgggttccaagaagaaggaacatgcaaataaacacgattaaactaatctaaaacctgcatctgccgcacgacacctggtttcgttaaagcttaaacgtaattaacatacatgaacccacgacatgtgacaatctagattaaaatcatTCAGCCATTATGGGCATGTTATCTATTtacaaaggtaatatgaaaagcaattgttgttgaaacacgaataaaaccataagagagagagagccgaacaatatcaatctagattgggcagaagtgtgttacaaatatataaaatatttaaaaacatgcaacactagataacttaatgaatctatttagatttgccatatctaatagagccgataactatcttgctttcactaagcatattgagcaaacacctgccgcacggtatctactcataaacaaaacataagcaaagacttcttggttgtcaagcaaagatccgccgcacgaccattgaaaacaaacaagactacttgcatcacgtctaaatccaccgcatgatactaaacatgataacaaggttgtcggaacttacggaggtcgacggatcgatgactcctctcgaagaactcgacgacacgacaaaaggactcgaaagttggcacggggctggttgtattgatttggttgtgaacccctattacaatggtcgagggtcaatatttataccctagacaaaacacgagtcctagaagactacgatttacaaaggaacttttaaacaaacttggaaacttacgattccttactctaaactctcagagtcctttattattacaactttcatcttttcgatcggcctcgcctgccatcttctgctttcccaaaTGGAGTCACCGctttctggagtaaccgaccgcacaagcatttagccgaccgcttgttttgtttgccgaacacccttcttcccgcatgcgggtccacctgtcatcctccagaatcaaacaaaatccagtgttaacacacgctctacttggccatttgtcctagggtgtcctatggccaactaggccacacagatgtggtggtcgtcacagaacgtcaggaacttgtggccggtgaattgtgtcccattgttggtgatgatggtgttcggaaccccgaacctgtggatgatatcagtgaagaacagcaccgcttgctcgaatTTGATTCGGTTGATCAgacaagcctcgatccacttggagaacttatcaattgctaccagtagataggtgtagcccctgggggccttctgcagaggcccaaccatgtcgagcccccacacagcgaatggccacgtgatagggatggtttggagggcttgggccgggagatgCATCTACCGTGCGTATTACTGGCGTCCCTCGCTggagcgtacgagcttggtggcgtcagcaactaccattggctagtagaacccttggtggaaggcgtttccgatgagcgtccgaggcgctgcatggtgctcgtaggctcctgcgtgcaagtcccaaagtagggcttgacctaccttggtggtgatgcatcgttggaggatgctagatgggctttgcctgtacaactcgccattgCTGAGGACATACATCTTGGCTCGCTGAGCAAGCTGTCGGGCGTCGGTCCTATCTGCGGGAAGTTCTCCCCGAATGAGGCAATCGAGGAGCGGGACCtgccagtccatgccctggttggccttgggaggctccgtgttgacttccatgacctcgggcttggccgGAGGGGTCTCAGTGATAGAGGGagcctcgggccctgcggtgggcttgaccggtgggccctcttctgtcaccaaggcatagtcgatggaaggcttgtggaggtctctggcaaagacgttcagggggaccagggcccgtgccgacgccatctttgctagttcgtccgtgGCTTCATTA
Protein-coding sequences here:
- the LOC136532769 gene encoding uncharacterized protein — protein: MTPKMEAYCRLVHCLEDKFDGLELNHIVRKFNEATDELAKMASARALVPLNVFARDLHKPSIDYALVTEEGPPVKPTAGPEAPSITETPPAKPEVMEVNTEPPKANQGMDWQVPLLDCLIRGELPADRTDARQLAQRAKMYVLSNGELYRQSPSSILQRCITTK